The proteins below come from a single Crossiella sp. CA-258035 genomic window:
- a CDS encoding AAA family ATPase: protein MTRVLLTGMSGTGKSTTLSALAELGHRVVDTDTDEWSHWVTDAEGEPDWIWREQAITDLLTGHGEGSLFVAGCKTNQVDFYPLFDHVVLLSAPAEVLLARIAARVDNPYGKDPAERAAILANLELVEPLLRESATLEIDTSAPVAEVVRRLVALT, encoded by the coding sequence GTGACCAGGGTTCTGCTCACCGGCATGTCCGGCACCGGCAAGTCGACCACCCTGTCCGCACTCGCCGAGCTCGGGCACCGGGTGGTCGACACCGACACCGACGAGTGGAGCCACTGGGTCACCGACGCCGAGGGCGAGCCGGACTGGATCTGGCGCGAGCAGGCCATCACCGACCTGCTGACCGGCCACGGAGAGGGCAGCCTCTTCGTGGCCGGTTGCAAGACCAACCAGGTCGACTTCTACCCGCTGTTCGACCACGTCGTGCTGCTCAGCGCACCGGCGGAGGTGCTGCTGGCGCGGATCGCGGCGCGCGTGGACAACCCCTACGGCAAGGACCCGGCCGAGCGGGCCGCGATCCTGGCCAACCTGGAGCTGGTCGAGCCGCTGCTCCGGGAGTCGGCGACCCTGGAGATCGACACCAGCGCGCCGGTGGCTGAGGTGGTGCGGCGGCTGGTCGCGCTCACCTGA
- a CDS encoding glycoside hydrolase family 95-like protein, with protein MTLGAGWTTAATTAWAEPSAEAFGPKNVHRDIARDARMLWRKLPTSWQDAPFLANGFLGVQVYRGAGANELRFMLSHSEVQDQRPQWEAAVGLSRLPIGYLTLTLAGTVTAVDWQLDLWDAELSGTVTTTAGSLSFRALVHNDRGVLLVSLSPNAGEEAAAWGFTAMPSKTTRQIRIPPDYTANPDPRTGSSAGVSYVEQPLHAGGGYTTAWQEKRIGTRRLLAATVAYGFPQSTSTGDAVTAVRHAQLAGLDPLVFAHRAWWHRFHSRSLVSVPDKWVQRFYWIQLYKMACATRENAPVTSEWGPWFPEGGGSWTAVWWNLNVQITYPFAGIANHPELDAVTQTFRKHHKNLEFSVPPELRDGQTYALAHPGDRTLRSGGPKLGAQIPGNATVGRPGTSTKTDQTGNLIWGLHNVWLSYRHSMDRRIQRDVLYPLLRKALNFYLHFLKPGADGLLHLPLTRSPEFADAVDATYDLSLIRWAARTLLDTTTELRIDDPLAPRWREVLAKLVPYHRNEQGVLIGENVTLHGSHRHFSHMLWFHPLREVNWETGDRDLIRRTYDQWSKDRSAWAGYSYPAAAMMCALMGEADTALGHIRHLLDGNVIGIAKLTPNTMYVEGNNLALESPLSAAESVLHLLLDSGGGVVKVFPAVPSTWREAAIDGLRAQGAFVVDASRRDGATEWVRVHSEAGEPLELEHGIPDEIQVRSELGLPLRWRQTGPGRISVTLRRGQTAVVTRRGHHPDLRPRDVPANAAAPQWGLP; from the coding sequence GTGACTCTCGGCGCTGGCTGGACCACCGCCGCGACCACCGCGTGGGCCGAACCCTCCGCCGAGGCGTTCGGACCCAAGAACGTGCACCGCGACATCGCGCGGGACGCCCGCATGCTCTGGCGCAAGCTGCCCACCAGCTGGCAGGACGCGCCCTTCCTGGCCAACGGTTTCCTCGGCGTGCAGGTCTACCGCGGCGCCGGCGCCAACGAGCTGCGGTTCATGCTCAGCCACAGCGAGGTGCAGGACCAGCGGCCCCAGTGGGAGGCCGCGGTCGGCCTGTCCCGGCTGCCGATCGGCTACCTGACCCTCACCCTGGCCGGCACCGTCACCGCGGTCGACTGGCAGCTGGACCTGTGGGACGCCGAGCTCTCCGGCACGGTCACCACCACCGCGGGCAGCCTGAGCTTCCGCGCGCTGGTGCACAACGACCGGGGCGTGCTGCTGGTCTCGCTGAGCCCGAACGCCGGTGAGGAGGCGGCCGCGTGGGGCTTCACCGCGATGCCGTCCAAGACCACCCGCCAGATCCGGATCCCACCGGACTACACCGCCAACCCGGACCCGCGCACCGGCAGCTCGGCCGGAGTGTCCTATGTGGAGCAACCACTGCACGCAGGGGGTGGCTACACCACCGCCTGGCAGGAGAAGCGTATCGGCACCAGGCGGCTGCTGGCGGCCACCGTGGCCTACGGGTTTCCACAGTCCACCTCCACCGGGGACGCGGTCACCGCGGTCCGGCACGCCCAGCTGGCCGGACTGGACCCGCTGGTCTTCGCCCATCGCGCGTGGTGGCACCGGTTCCACTCCAGGAGCCTGGTCTCGGTGCCGGACAAGTGGGTGCAGCGCTTCTACTGGATCCAGCTGTACAAGATGGCCTGCGCCACCAGGGAGAACGCGCCGGTCACCAGCGAGTGGGGCCCGTGGTTCCCCGAGGGCGGCGGCAGCTGGACCGCGGTGTGGTGGAACCTCAACGTGCAGATCACCTATCCGTTCGCCGGCATCGCCAACCACCCCGAGCTGGACGCGGTGACGCAGACCTTCCGCAAGCACCACAAGAACCTCGAGTTCTCGGTGCCGCCGGAACTGCGCGACGGCCAGACCTACGCGCTGGCCCACCCCGGCGACCGCACCCTGCGCTCCGGCGGACCGAAGCTCGGCGCGCAGATCCCGGGCAACGCCACCGTCGGCCGCCCCGGCACCTCCACCAAGACCGACCAGACCGGCAACCTGATCTGGGGCCTGCACAACGTCTGGCTCAGCTACCGGCACAGCATGGACCGCCGGATCCAGCGGGACGTGCTGTACCCGTTGCTGCGCAAGGCGCTCAACTTCTACCTGCACTTCCTCAAGCCGGGCGCGGACGGCCTGCTGCACCTGCCGCTGACCCGCTCGCCGGAGTTCGCCGACGCGGTGGACGCCACCTACGACCTGTCCCTGATCCGCTGGGCCGCCCGCACCCTCCTGGACACCACCACCGAGCTGCGCATCGACGACCCGCTGGCCCCGCGCTGGCGGGAGGTGCTGGCCAAGCTGGTGCCCTACCACCGCAACGAGCAGGGCGTGCTGATCGGCGAGAACGTGACCCTGCACGGCTCGCACCGGCACTTCTCGCACATGCTCTGGTTCCACCCCTTGCGCGAGGTCAACTGGGAGACCGGCGACCGCGACCTGATCCGCCGCACCTACGACCAGTGGAGCAAGGACCGCTCCGCCTGGGCCGGGTACAGCTACCCGGCGGCGGCGATGATGTGCGCGCTGATGGGTGAGGCGGACACCGCGCTCGGCCACATCCGGCACCTGCTGGACGGCAACGTGATCGGCATCGCCAAGCTGACGCCGAACACGATGTACGTGGAGGGCAACAACCTCGCGCTGGAAAGCCCGCTGTCGGCGGCCGAGTCGGTGCTGCACCTGTTGCTGGACAGCGGTGGCGGCGTGGTCAAGGTCTTCCCCGCGGTGCCCTCGACCTGGCGGGAGGCCGCCATCGACGGCCTGCGCGCCCAGGGCGCGTTCGTGGTGGACGCCTCCCGGCGGGACGGGGCCACCGAGTGGGTCCGGGTGCACAGCGAGGCGGGCGAACCCCTTGAGCTGGAACACGGCATCCCCGACGAGATCCAGGTCCGCTCCGAGCTGGGCCTGCCGCTGCGCTGGCGGCAGACCGGCCCCGGCCGGATCTCGGTCACGCTGCGCCGGGGCCAGACCGCGGTGGTGACCCGCCGCGGCCACCACCCCGACCTGCGCCCGCGCGACGTCCCGGCCAACGCCGCCGCGCCGCAGTGGGGGCTGCCCTAG
- the mutA gene encoding methylmalonyl-CoA mutase small subunit — protein sequence MTLPGEQLTLAAEFPQPELGQWRELVAGVLRKSGATELPEFPETRLSRTTYDGITVNPLYTREDAAAETGLPGLAPYTRGSKPEGAVPGGWDVRQRHSHPDPATSREAVLADLENGVSSLWLTLGGDALPIEALPGVLDGVYLDLAAIVLDAGPDTEAAAEALFALAAERGVPDGELSGNLGADPLGLRARTGADTDLGAAAALAARVAAKYPRLRTLTVDGTVFHDAGGSDAEELGASLAVATAYLRALTEAGLDVDAAFAQLEFRYAATADQFLTIAKFRAARRLWARVGEVCQASAPAQRQHAVTSSAMMTARDPWVNMLRTTLACFGAGVGGADSVTVQPFDACLGLPDDFARRIARNTQALLVEESHVARVIDPAGGSYYVERLTEDLAQAAWAFFTEIERAGGFEAALADGMVEQRLAATQAKRAKRIAHRKDAITGVSEFPNLTEKLPVRTPNPAPPTGGLPRVRYAQEFEDLRTASDQAPQRPTVFLATLGSVASYTARATFAANLFQAGGIATPDSGPGADPAAIAAAFKDSGASVVCLCGSDKSYAEHAAPVAEALKAAGAQWIWLAGKPGDQAVGIDDYLFAGCDALGVLRRTLTDLGVAF from the coding sequence ATGACTTTGCCTGGCGAGCAGCTCACCCTGGCCGCGGAGTTCCCGCAGCCAGAGCTGGGGCAGTGGCGGGAGCTGGTCGCGGGCGTGCTCCGCAAGTCCGGCGCGACCGAGCTGCCGGAGTTCCCGGAAACCAGGCTCTCCCGCACGACGTACGACGGCATCACCGTCAACCCGCTCTACACCCGCGAGGACGCGGCCGCCGAGACCGGCCTGCCCGGTCTCGCGCCGTACACCAGGGGCAGCAAGCCGGAGGGCGCGGTTCCGGGTGGCTGGGACGTCCGCCAGCGGCACAGCCACCCCGATCCGGCCACCAGCCGCGAGGCGGTGCTGGCGGACCTGGAGAACGGCGTCAGCTCGCTCTGGCTGACCCTCGGCGGGGACGCGCTGCCGATCGAGGCCCTGCCCGGGGTGCTGGACGGGGTGTACCTGGACCTGGCCGCGATCGTGCTGGATGCGGGCCCGGACACCGAGGCCGCGGCCGAGGCGCTGTTCGCGCTGGCCGCCGAGCGCGGGGTGCCCGACGGCGAGCTCTCCGGCAACCTGGGCGCCGACCCGCTCGGCCTGCGCGCCCGCACCGGCGCGGACACCGACCTCGGGGCCGCCGCCGCGCTGGCCGCCAGGGTCGCCGCGAAGTACCCGAGGCTGCGCACATTGACCGTGGACGGCACCGTCTTCCACGACGCGGGCGGCTCGGACGCCGAGGAGCTGGGTGCCTCGCTCGCGGTGGCCACCGCCTACCTGCGCGCGCTGACCGAGGCCGGGCTGGACGTCGACGCCGCCTTCGCGCAGCTGGAGTTCCGCTACGCCGCCACCGCCGACCAGTTCCTCACCATCGCCAAGTTCCGCGCCGCCCGGCGGCTGTGGGCCAGGGTCGGCGAGGTCTGCCAGGCGAGCGCGCCCGCGCAGCGGCAGCACGCGGTGACCTCCTCGGCGATGATGACCGCCCGCGACCCGTGGGTGAACATGCTGCGCACCACGCTGGCCTGCTTCGGCGCGGGCGTGGGCGGCGCGGACTCCGTCACCGTGCAACCCTTCGACGCCTGCCTTGGCCTGCCGGACGACTTCGCCAGGCGGATCGCGCGCAACACCCAGGCGCTGCTGGTGGAGGAGTCGCACGTGGCCAGGGTGATCGACCCGGCTGGCGGTTCCTACTACGTGGAGCGGCTCACCGAGGACCTGGCGCAGGCCGCCTGGGCCTTCTTCACCGAGATCGAACGGGCAGGTGGCTTCGAGGCGGCGCTGGCCGACGGGATGGTCGAGCAGCGGCTGGCGGCCACCCAGGCCAAGCGCGCCAAGCGGATCGCGCACCGCAAGGACGCGATCACCGGGGTCAGCGAGTTCCCGAACCTGACCGAGAAGCTGCCGGTCCGCACGCCCAACCCGGCCCCGCCCACCGGCGGGCTGCCCAGGGTCCGGTACGCCCAGGAGTTCGAGGACCTGCGCACCGCCTCGGACCAGGCCCCGCAGCGACCCACGGTCTTCCTGGCCACGCTGGGCTCGGTGGCTTCCTACACCGCGCGCGCCACCTTCGCCGCGAACCTGTTCCAGGCAGGCGGTATCGCCACCCCGGACAGCGGCCCCGGCGCCGACCCGGCGGCGATCGCGGCCGCGTTCAAGGACAGCGGCGCGAGCGTGGTGTGCCTGTGCGGCAGCGACAAGAGCTACGCCGAGCACGCCGCCCCGGTCGCCGAGGCGCTGAAAGCCGCAGGCGCGCAATGGATCTGGCTGGCGGGCAAGCCCGGGGACCAGGCCGTGGGCATCGACGACTACCTCTTCGCCGGATGCGACGCACTCGGTGTCCTCCGCCGCACGCTCACCGACCTGGGGGTGGCTTTCTGA